Proteins co-encoded in one Gimesia chilikensis genomic window:
- a CDS encoding UbiA-like polyprenyltransferase — MLARLRLLLELIRFSHTIFALPFALLSAVLAWRGQTVRWQELVGILLCMLFARSAAMAFNRLVDRDIDAENPRTAGRHIPAGLISVRAVTIFTLLTSLAFIASTLLFLPNRWPLYLSVPVLLFLLGYSYAKRFTIWCHYWLSTALMLSPLAAWIAIRGSLSLEPILLGAVVFFWVGGFDIIYACQDVHFDQDKRLSSIPSRWGIKKALRFAMFSHFMTIVCLFSLWYVAALGIPFLIAVLAVAGLLIYEHLLVNPDDLGRVNLAFFHVNAVISIGLFFVGLIDVWLA; from the coding sequence ATGCTGGCCCGACTGCGCCTGTTACTCGAACTGATTCGCTTCAGCCATACTATCTTTGCCCTCCCGTTCGCGCTGCTCTCCGCCGTACTGGCCTGGCGTGGTCAAACCGTTCGCTGGCAGGAACTGGTGGGAATTCTGCTCTGCATGCTGTTTGCCCGATCGGCAGCCATGGCCTTCAATCGACTGGTCGACCGCGATATCGACGCGGAAAATCCACGAACCGCAGGGCGACACATCCCGGCAGGGCTCATCAGTGTTCGCGCGGTGACTATCTTCACCCTGCTGACTTCACTGGCCTTTATCGCCTCAACACTCCTGTTTTTACCCAATCGCTGGCCCCTCTACCTCTCGGTGCCGGTGCTCTTGTTTCTACTCGGCTATTCCTACGCCAAACGCTTCACCATCTGGTGCCATTACTGGCTCTCGACTGCCCTCATGCTCTCACCCCTGGCCGCCTGGATCGCCATTCGCGGGTCGCTCTCGCTGGAACCGATTCTGCTGGGAGCGGTCGTCTTCTTCTGGGTCGGCGGTTTCGATATTATCTATGCGTGTCAGGATGTCCATTTTGATCAGGACAAGCGTCTTTCCAGTATCCCCTCCCGCTGGGGCATCAAAAAAGCCCTGCGTTTCGCGATGTTCAGCCACTTCATGACCATCGTCTGCCTGTTCAGCCTCTGGTATGTCGCCGCCCTGGGCATCCCCTTTCTGATCGCTGTCCTCGCGGTCGCGGGACTGCTGATCTATGAACACCTGCTGGTCAATCCGGATGACCTGGGACGCGTGAATCTGGCCTTTTTCCACGTGAACGCCGTGATCAGTATTGGTTTGTTCTTTGTGGGATTGATCGATGTCTGGC